The segment CGAAACCGTGGGTGGTCTGTTTTTGATGCTGGGTTTCCTGTTCAGGCCCGTAACGGTGCTGCTGCTGCTTACTATGATCGTGGCCACCCTTCGGCACATGGTAGCCGGCGACGGCTTCGGAGGATATTCGCATGCCCTGGAAGCGGCTATTCTGTTCTTGGGCCTCTTTTTCATCGGCCCAGGCAAATACAGTTTAGATAACAAGATGCTGGGCGACTCTACCAAAAACCGTTTGTATTAAGAATGCTCTTAAGCAGGAGTACTCTACCCTTTTGAGCCTGCTTTTGGGAAACTTGCTAATAACCCCTTTCTTGAAAATTGCCTGATCTATAAACAAGAAAACATCACCTGTGAAGAGGCCCTCAATCCGGGGCCTCTTTTTATTTTCTCCGCCAGATTACCTAACATTACTTTCTCAATTTACCTCGTTTCCATTTCCATGCTCCTACCTCTGCTCACCACCTTAAGTACCCTTTTTCTTTCGTCGCCTGCGCCGGATTGGAAGACGCCTTTCGAGAAAAGCAACCGCAACCAAACGGCCACTTACTACGAGTGCATTGACTACTACCAGCGCTTAGATGAAGCCTACCCTGAAATCAAGATGACGCCTGTTGGCATGACCGATGTGGGCAAACCGTTGCACACGGTAGTTATTTCCACTGATGGGGACTTTGACCCAGCCTCTATTCACCGGAAAGGCAAAACGGTGTTGCTGATGCAGAACGGCATCCATCCGGGTGAGCCCGAGGGTATTGACGCCACCATGATGCTGGCCCGCGACCTGGTGCAGGATAAGAAATTACGCAAGCAGCTGGACAACACGGTGCTGGTGATTATTCCTATTTACAACGTAGGTGGGGCCCTGAACCGCAACAGCCACACCCGTACCAATCAGAACGGCCCTGAGAGCTACGGTTTCAGGGGCAATTCTCGAAACCTGGACCTAAACCGCGATTTCATCAAGGAAGACTCCAAAAACGCAAAAACCTTTGCCACCATCTTCCGCACCTGGGACCCCGAGGTGTTCGTGGACAACCACACCAGCAACGGCGCCGACTACCAGTACACCATGACGCTTATTCCCACCCAGCACAACAAACTGGGCGGTGCGTTGGGTACGCTTCTGAAGCAGCAGATGCTGCCGGCGCTGTACAAAGGCATGGAGAAGCGCAAGTGGCCGCTGGTGCCGTACGTGAACTCGCGTGGAGAAACCCCGGAGACCGGCATTTTCGGCTTCGCCGATTTACCCCGGTACGCAAGCGGTTATACCACCTTGTACCAGACGCTGGGCTTCATCCCGGAGACGCACATGCTCAAAGCCTTTGACAAACGGGTGCAGTCCACGTATGACCTCATGCTGGAGTTCCTGGATTATACCGCCAAAAACGGGAAAACCATTCAGGCAGCCCGCCAGAAAGACCGCGCCGCTTTGCTTACCCAGCAGGAATTCGTCCTGAACTGGGAACCTGACACCACCCAGGTAGAAACCATCAACTTTAAGGGCTATGAAGCCAAATACAAACCCAGTGAGGTAAGCGGATTGGAACGCCTATACTATGACCGCAAGGCACCTTTCACCCGGCCGGTGAAGTTCTTTGACACCTTCCGCCCTACGCTCACAGTGACTAAGCCTGCTGCTTATATTATTCCGCAAGCCTGGACTGAAGTTATTGAGCGCCTGCAGCAGAACCAGGTAGAACTGAAACGACTGAGCAAAGACACCGTGCTCACCCCCGAAACCTATTACATCACTGACTACAAAACTGGTCAACGTCCGTACGAGGGCCATTACCTGCACACTGAGGTGAAGGTGCGCACCGCCCAGCAACCCATCCAATACTTCGCGGGTGATTACGTGGTGTATTTAAACCAGGTGAGCAACCGCTTTCTGGTAGAGACCCTGGAGCCGCAAGCACCAGACTCTTACTTCGCCTGGAATTTCTTTGACTCTATCTTAGGGCAGAAGGAGCACTTTTCGGCATACGTGTTTGAGGATTTGGCCGCCCAATATCTCAAACAAGATCTCAAACTGAAAGTCGCTTTGGAGGAGGCCAAGGCTAAAGACCCTGCCTTGGCCAAAAGCGCACAAGCTCAACTCAACTTCATTTACCGCAACACGCCCCATTACGAGAGCACGCACATGCGCTACCCGGTAGCTCGTTGGAAAGGTGGCGCGTTGCCCATCCAGTAGTTTCTGTTTCAAAGATGATTTCCTGAAAATACCTCCAAAAGAGTTAAAGCAGAAAGCTCCTTTCCGTTCAGGAAAGGAGCTTTCTGCTTTACAGGAAAAAATAATATCCATATGACATACACTTAATTACGAACTTTTCGTATAATTACGAAGACATCGTAATAAAGAACATCATGGAAAAACTGACACAACAAGAAGAAGATGCCATGCAGGTGATCTGGGAAACCGGGGGCGGCTTCATCAAAGACTTTCTGGAGAAACTACCTGAGGCCAAACCGCCTTACACTACCTTGGCCTCTACGGTGAAGAACCTGGAGAAAAAGGAATTTGTGCAGGCAGAACGCCTGGGGAACACATACCGGTACACGCCGCTCATCAAAGCCGAAGAGTACAAGAAAAAGTTCATGAAGGGGTTTGTGGGAGACTACTTCCAAAACTCCTACAAAGAGCTAGTGGCCTTCTTCGTGAAGGAAAAACAACTGAGCCCCGAGGAGCTGAAAGAAATCATGGACATGATTGAAAACCAAAAATCTGAATGATATGCCGGCGCTCC is part of the Rufibacter tibetensis genome and harbors:
- a CDS encoding M14 family metallopeptidase, whose amino-acid sequence is MLLPLLTTLSTLFLSSPAPDWKTPFEKSNRNQTATYYECIDYYQRLDEAYPEIKMTPVGMTDVGKPLHTVVISTDGDFDPASIHRKGKTVLLMQNGIHPGEPEGIDATMMLARDLVQDKKLRKQLDNTVLVIIPIYNVGGALNRNSHTRTNQNGPESYGFRGNSRNLDLNRDFIKEDSKNAKTFATIFRTWDPEVFVDNHTSNGADYQYTMTLIPTQHNKLGGALGTLLKQQMLPALYKGMEKRKWPLVPYVNSRGETPETGIFGFADLPRYASGYTTLYQTLGFIPETHMLKAFDKRVQSTYDLMLEFLDYTAKNGKTIQAARQKDRAALLTQQEFVLNWEPDTTQVETINFKGYEAKYKPSEVSGLERLYYDRKAPFTRPVKFFDTFRPTLTVTKPAAYIIPQAWTEVIERLQQNQVELKRLSKDTVLTPETYYITDYKTGQRPYEGHYLHTEVKVRTAQQPIQYFAGDYVVYLNQVSNRFLVETLEPQAPDSYFAWNFFDSILGQKEHFSAYVFEDLAAQYLKQDLKLKVALEEAKAKDPALAKSAQAQLNFIYRNTPHYESTHMRYPVARWKGGALPIQ
- a CDS encoding BlaI/MecI/CopY family transcriptional regulator; this encodes MEKLTQQEEDAMQVIWETGGGFIKDFLEKLPEAKPPYTTLASTVKNLEKKEFVQAERLGNTYRYTPLIKAEEYKKKFMKGFVGDYFQNSYKELVAFFVKEKQLSPEELKEIMDMIENQKSE
- a CDS encoding DoxX family protein — its product is MNRPRNFYRFQNEGLLLLRLGIGFMFILHGWPKITGGMEKWEQVGGAMSALGITFGAAFFGFMAAFAETVGGLFLMLGFLFRPVTVLLLLTMIVATLRHMVAGDGFGGYSHALEAAILFLGLFFIGPGKYSLDNKMLGDSTKNRLY